One Micromonospora eburnea genomic region harbors:
- a CDS encoding MGH1-like glycoside hydrolase domain-containing protein yields the protein MATVVKYPGGVENVQVITDRPPSAGPDPERHRLAEADAGVRDWRAWGPYLSERAWGTVREDYSEHGTAWDYFPHDHARSRAYRWNEDGMAGVCDDRQTFCFAVALWNGRDPILKERMFGLGGDGGNHGEDVKEYWWYEDSTPTHSYMRWRYHYPQAAFPYDELVAVNALRGRDDTEYELVDTGIFDDDRYWAVTVDYAKASPTDLCILITVGNRGDRDETLHVLPTLWFRNTWAWGLPGGDRVPVIAGSAAGSTAGARLVGEHWVLGQLLLEGDGQPTPLLCDNDSNAERLWGLPGRSPYPKDGINDHVVAGADTVNPDRQGTKGALHYVLDVPAGEQRQIRLRLTRTAPPPASAPPPPAELGDDFDSVLRARRAEANRFFDSVIPAGASADEALVARQAIAGLMWGKQFYHFDVKRWLEGDPGSAPPPAGRRHGRNSHWWHMTSFDVISMPDPWEYPWYAAWDLAFHCVTIARVDPGFAKEQLLLLLREWYLHPNGQIPAYEWAFGDVNPPVHAWAALKVFEIDGSRDHEFLARVMHKLLLNFTWWVNRKDTGGNNVFEGGFLGLDNVGPFDRSAALPVAGVLEQSDGTGWMGMYALNLLDMAIVLAEHDRAYEDIATKFFEHFAYIAAAAYDQGLWDDEDAFFYDVLRLADGTRVPLKVRSVVGLLPLAATTRLTTRTLHRLPELGARLRWFLTNRPEYADVIGVRRIGPDGRQQRLLSMVGPEQMVRLLARMLDTDEFLSEYGLRTLSRAHLGQPFTVILGGQEFSVGYEPAESTSGLFGGNSNWRGPIWMPTNFLLVSALRDYAAFFGDDLQVEYPTRSGQKRTLDEIADDLSARLIALFTRDGWGRRPIYGACQLFQTHPDWRDLIAFPEYFHGDNGAGLGAWHQTGWTALVADLILTLRR from the coding sequence ATGGCCACCGTGGTGAAGTACCCCGGCGGCGTCGAGAATGTGCAGGTGATCACTGACCGCCCGCCCTCCGCGGGTCCCGACCCGGAACGGCACCGGCTCGCCGAGGCCGATGCCGGGGTGCGGGACTGGCGCGCATGGGGCCCCTATCTGTCCGAGCGGGCCTGGGGGACGGTACGGGAGGACTACAGCGAACACGGCACGGCCTGGGACTATTTTCCCCACGATCACGCGCGCTCGCGCGCGTACCGGTGGAACGAGGACGGCATGGCCGGCGTCTGCGACGACCGGCAGACGTTCTGTTTCGCCGTGGCGTTGTGGAACGGGCGGGACCCGATCCTCAAGGAGCGGATGTTCGGCCTCGGCGGCGACGGCGGCAACCACGGGGAGGACGTCAAGGAGTACTGGTGGTACGAGGACTCCACCCCGACCCACTCGTACATGCGCTGGCGCTACCACTACCCGCAGGCCGCGTTCCCCTACGATGAGCTGGTCGCGGTGAACGCGCTGCGCGGCCGGGACGACACCGAGTACGAGCTGGTCGACACCGGGATCTTCGACGACGACCGGTACTGGGCGGTGACGGTCGACTACGCGAAGGCGTCCCCGACCGACCTGTGTATTCTGATCACGGTCGGTAACCGGGGGGACCGGGACGAGACCCTGCACGTGCTGCCGACCCTGTGGTTCCGCAACACGTGGGCGTGGGGGTTGCCGGGCGGTGACCGGGTGCCGGTGATCGCCGGCTCCGCGGCCGGGTCCACCGCCGGCGCCCGGCTGGTCGGCGAGCACTGGGTGCTCGGGCAGCTCCTGCTGGAGGGCGACGGGCAGCCGACCCCGCTGCTGTGCGACAACGACTCCAACGCCGAGCGGCTGTGGGGGCTGCCCGGGCGGTCGCCGTACCCGAAGGACGGCATCAACGACCACGTGGTGGCCGGCGCGGACACCGTCAACCCGGACCGGCAGGGCACCAAGGGCGCCCTGCACTACGTGCTCGACGTGCCGGCCGGCGAGCAGCGGCAGATCCGGCTGCGGCTGACCCGTACCGCCCCGCCGCCGGCGAGCGCGCCGCCGCCCCCGGCGGAGCTCGGCGACGACTTCGACAGCGTGCTCCGGGCGCGCCGCGCCGAGGCCAACCGCTTCTTCGACAGTGTCATCCCGGCCGGGGCCAGCGCCGACGAGGCCCTGGTGGCCCGGCAGGCCATCGCCGGGCTGATGTGGGGCAAGCAGTTCTACCACTTCGACGTCAAGCGGTGGCTGGAGGGCGATCCGGGGTCCGCGCCGCCGCCGGCCGGGCGCCGGCACGGGCGCAACAGCCACTGGTGGCACATGACCAGCTTCGACGTGATCTCCATGCCCGACCCCTGGGAGTATCCCTGGTACGCGGCCTGGGACCTGGCCTTCCACTGCGTCACCATCGCCCGGGTCGATCCCGGCTTCGCCAAGGAGCAGCTGCTGCTCCTGCTGCGCGAGTGGTACCTGCACCCCAACGGGCAGATCCCGGCGTACGAGTGGGCGTTCGGGGACGTCAACCCGCCCGTACACGCCTGGGCGGCGCTGAAGGTGTTCGAGATCGACGGCAGCCGCGACCACGAGTTCCTGGCCCGGGTGATGCACAAGCTGCTGCTGAACTTCACCTGGTGGGTCAACCGGAAGGACACCGGCGGCAACAACGTCTTCGAGGGCGGCTTCCTCGGGCTGGACAACGTCGGCCCGTTCGACCGCTCGGCCGCCCTGCCGGTCGCCGGGGTGCTCGAACAGTCCGACGGCACCGGCTGGATGGGCATGTACGCGCTGAACCTGCTCGACATGGCGATCGTGCTCGCCGAGCACGACCGGGCGTACGAGGACATCGCCACGAAGTTCTTCGAGCACTTCGCGTACATCGCCGCCGCCGCGTACGACCAGGGGCTCTGGGACGACGAGGACGCCTTCTTCTACGACGTGCTGCGGCTGGCCGACGGGACGCGGGTGCCGCTGAAGGTCCGCTCGGTGGTGGGGCTGCTGCCGCTCGCGGCCACCACCCGGCTCACCACGCGTACCCTGCACCGGCTGCCCGAGCTCGGCGCCCGGCTGCGCTGGTTCCTCACCAACCGCCCCGAGTACGCCGACGTGATCGGCGTCCGCCGCATCGGCCCCGACGGCCGCCAGCAGCGGCTGCTGTCCATGGTGGGGCCCGAACAGATGGTCCGGCTGCTCGCCCGGATGCTCGACACCGACGAGTTCCTCTCCGAGTACGGCCTGCGTACGCTGTCCCGCGCCCACCTGGGCCAGCCGTTCACGGTGATCCTCGGCGGGCAGGAGTTCAGCGTCGGCTACGAGCCGGCCGAGTCGACCAGCGGGCTGTTCGGCGGCAACTCCAACTGGCGTGGCCCGATCTGGATGCCGACCAACTTCCTGCTGGTCAGCGCGTTGCGCGACTACGCGGCGTTCTTCGGCGACGACCTCCAGGTGGAGTACCCGACCCGCTCCGGTCAGAAGCGGACCCTGGACGAGATCGCCGACGACCTCTCCGCCCGGCTGATCGCGCTGTTCACCCGGGACGGCTGGGGCCGGCGCCCCATCTACGGCGCCTGCCAGCTCTTCCAGACCCACCCCGACTGGCGGGACCTGATCGCCTTTCCGGAGTACTTCCACGGCGACAACGGTGCCGGGCTCGGGGCGTGGCACCAGACCGGGTGGACCGCGCTGGTCGCCGACCTGATCCTCACCCTGCGCCGCTGA
- a CDS encoding amylo-alpha-1,6-glucosidase, with protein MIDIRFGPQVCGELPASSTREWLVADGLGGYAMGTVSGLRTRRYHGLLVVAGETTASRRIGLASLDPTVVLPAGGRVRLGTHEWASGAVDPRGFELLERFDLTDGVPRWRWRIGEVVIEREIAMAYGRPCVAVVHRLVSGGPVRLDLAAACTWRDAHGERRADGPAPRLEPAAGGAVVEDAFRLAGPDWMPEGQWWLGAHHREEAARGLPPGEDLWYAGRFSGALDEPGATVSVLAWAGDLAEEPPPATALVEAARRRNRAVVAAARPDDPVEATLALAADAFVVRTGAGPDVVAGYPWFGAWSRDTMTSYEGLFLCTNRAGEGRELLRAYAATLSEGMLANTADTGRVEYNTVDATLWFLHAVTRHVTATGDTDLGAELLPALHAVVEAHLAGTRYGIRVDPTDGLITQGGTPGTALTWMDARVHGVPVTPRTGKPVEVNALWVNGLAGLAELTELLGRDATALWGLHTKASDAFRTRFPAPAGWLYDVVDAPAPTHPLGGTPHHDDDLLRPNQLLAWSLPYAPLEPDEATLRRVAEALLTPLGPRSLAPDRPGFVGRHRGGPAERDSGYHQGTVWPWLIGPLVDAYRRAGLPTDDLLVGLAAHLVEFGLGSVSETADGLAPHAATGCPFQAWSVAELLRVRRSR; from the coding sequence TTGATCGACATTCGTTTCGGCCCGCAGGTCTGCGGGGAGCTGCCCGCCTCCTCGACCCGGGAGTGGTTGGTCGCCGACGGCCTGGGCGGCTACGCCATGGGCACGGTCAGCGGGCTGCGCACCCGCCGCTACCACGGGCTGCTGGTGGTGGCCGGCGAGACCACCGCGTCCCGCCGGATCGGGCTGGCCAGCCTGGACCCGACGGTGGTGCTGCCCGCCGGCGGCCGGGTGCGCCTCGGCACGCACGAGTGGGCCTCCGGGGCGGTCGACCCGCGCGGCTTCGAGCTGCTGGAACGCTTCGACCTGACCGACGGGGTGCCGCGCTGGCGGTGGCGGATCGGCGAGGTGGTCATCGAGCGGGAGATCGCCATGGCGTACGGCCGGCCCTGCGTGGCGGTCGTGCACCGGCTGGTCTCCGGCGGCCCGGTCCGGCTGGACCTGGCCGCGGCCTGCACCTGGCGCGACGCGCACGGCGAGCGCCGCGCGGACGGGCCGGCCCCGCGGCTGGAGCCGGCGGCCGGCGGGGCGGTGGTCGAGGACGCGTTCCGGCTGGCCGGGCCGGACTGGATGCCCGAGGGGCAGTGGTGGCTGGGCGCGCACCACCGCGAGGAGGCCGCGCGCGGCCTGCCCCCGGGCGAGGACCTCTGGTACGCGGGCCGCTTCTCCGGCGCGCTCGACGAGCCGGGCGCCACCGTTTCGGTGCTGGCCTGGGCGGGCGACCTGGCCGAGGAGCCGCCGCCGGCGACCGCGCTGGTCGAGGCGGCCCGGCGGCGCAACCGGGCGGTGGTGGCCGCCGCGAGACCGGACGATCCGGTCGAGGCCACCCTCGCCCTGGCCGCCGACGCGTTCGTGGTGCGCACCGGCGCCGGGCCGGACGTGGTGGCGGGGTACCCGTGGTTCGGCGCCTGGTCGCGGGACACCATGACCTCGTACGAGGGGCTGTTCCTGTGCACCAACCGCGCCGGGGAGGGGCGCGAGCTGCTGCGGGCGTACGCGGCGACGCTGTCGGAGGGGATGCTGGCGAACACCGCCGACACCGGTCGGGTGGAGTACAACACGGTCGACGCGACGCTGTGGTTCCTGCACGCGGTGACCCGGCACGTCACCGCCACCGGGGACACCGACCTCGGCGCCGAGCTGCTGCCCGCGCTGCACGCCGTCGTGGAGGCACACCTGGCCGGCACCCGCTACGGCATCCGGGTCGACCCGACGGACGGGCTGATCACCCAGGGCGGCACCCCGGGCACCGCCCTGACCTGGATGGACGCCCGGGTGCACGGGGTGCCGGTGACCCCGCGTACCGGCAAGCCGGTGGAGGTGAACGCGCTCTGGGTCAACGGGCTGGCCGGGCTCGCCGAGCTGACCGAGCTGCTCGGGCGGGACGCCACCGCCCTGTGGGGACTGCACACGAAGGCGTCCGACGCGTTCCGGACGCGGTTCCCGGCACCGGCGGGCTGGCTGTACGACGTGGTGGACGCCCCGGCCCCGACCCACCCCCTCGGCGGGACGCCGCACCACGACGACGACCTGCTGCGCCCCAACCAACTGCTCGCCTGGTCGCTGCCGTACGCCCCGCTCGAACCGGACGAGGCGACGCTGCGCCGGGTCGCCGAGGCGCTGCTGACCCCGCTCGGGCCGCGCAGCCTCGCCCCCGACCGCCCTGGCTTCGTCGGCCGGCACCGGGGCGGGCCGGCCGAGCGGGACTCCGGCTACCACCAGGGGACGGTCTGGCCGTGGCTGATCGGGCCGCTCGTCGACGCGTACCGCCGGGCCGGGCTGCCCACCGACGACCTGCTGGTGGGTCTTGCGGCGCATCTGGTGGAGTTCGGCCTGGGCTCGGTGAGCGAGACGGCTGACGGGCTCGCCCCGCACGCCGCCACCGGCTGCCCGTTCCAGGCGTGGTCGGTCGCCGAGCTGCTCCGCGTCCGCCGCAGCCGCTGA
- a CDS encoding glycosyltransferase family 4 protein produces the protein MSADTDVVDIQPARHQRVLMLSWEYPPVLVGGLGRHVHALSVALAAAGHEVTVVTRHADGARLEEYADGVRILRVPEDPVRFPLATNSLLAWTMAFNHALTRTALRATASGEYDVVHAHDWLVAHTATTLAEHLDVPLVTTIHATEAGRHQGWLPAETNRTIHGVEHWLSNASTRVIACSGYMRDQVTRLFDVPGARVDVVPNGVDDRAWRPRPRAVAAARARFAGDGPLVGYAGRLVYEKGVQHLVHAVPYLRDRHPGLRVVIAGNGPYQEELVGQARRLRLGDSVRFAGFLDATQLPAVLAATDATVVPSLYEPFGMIALEAAAAGAPLAVARTGGLAEIVEPGVTGVTFPHSDPDALAGAVDQLLGDEIFARRVARRARTMVTQRYGWASVAARTAACYAVARREHDAFQARLATTLLTGGRAAITIPDGNLLTGTAS, from the coding sequence ATGTCAGCGGACACGGACGTGGTCGACATCCAGCCCGCCCGGCACCAGCGGGTGCTGATGCTCTCCTGGGAATACCCACCCGTGCTCGTCGGTGGCCTCGGCCGCCACGTGCACGCCCTCTCCGTCGCCCTGGCCGCCGCCGGCCACGAGGTCACCGTCGTCACCCGCCACGCCGACGGCGCCCGCCTGGAGGAGTACGCCGACGGCGTACGGATCCTGCGCGTCCCCGAGGACCCCGTCCGTTTCCCCCTCGCCACCAACTCCCTGCTCGCCTGGACCATGGCGTTCAACCACGCCCTCACCCGCACCGCCCTGCGCGCCACCGCGTCCGGCGAGTACGACGTCGTCCACGCCCACGACTGGCTCGTCGCCCACACCGCGACGACCCTGGCCGAACATCTGGACGTGCCGCTGGTCACCACCATCCACGCCACCGAAGCCGGCCGGCACCAGGGCTGGCTGCCCGCGGAGACGAACCGCACCATCCACGGCGTCGAACACTGGCTCAGCAACGCCTCGACCCGGGTGATCGCCTGCTCCGGATACATGCGCGACCAGGTGACCCGGCTGTTCGACGTGCCCGGCGCACGCGTTGACGTGGTCCCCAACGGGGTGGACGACCGGGCCTGGCGCCCCCGTCCCCGCGCCGTCGCCGCCGCCCGCGCCCGCTTCGCCGGCGACGGCCCCCTGGTCGGGTACGCCGGCCGGCTGGTCTACGAGAAGGGCGTACAGCACCTGGTGCACGCCGTGCCGTACCTGCGCGACCGGCACCCGGGGCTACGCGTGGTGATCGCGGGCAACGGCCCGTACCAGGAGGAGCTGGTCGGCCAGGCGCGGCGACTGCGGCTCGGCGACAGCGTCCGGTTCGCCGGTTTCCTGGACGCCACGCAGCTCCCGGCGGTGCTCGCCGCCACCGACGCGACCGTCGTCCCCAGCCTCTACGAGCCGTTCGGCATGATCGCCCTGGAGGCGGCCGCCGCCGGGGCGCCGCTCGCGGTGGCGCGCACCGGCGGGCTCGCCGAGATCGTCGAGCCCGGAGTCACCGGGGTGACCTTCCCGCACAGCGACCCGGACGCCCTGGCCGGCGCGGTGGACCAACTCCTCGGCGACGAGATCTTCGCCCGCCGGGTGGCCCGCCGCGCCCGCACCATGGTCACCCAGCGGTACGGCTGGGCGAGCGTCGCCGCCCGGACCGCCGCCTGCTACGCCGTCGCCCGCCGGGAACACGACGCGTTCCAGGCCCGCCTGGCCACCACTCTCCTGACGGGTGGCCGGGCCGCCATCACCATCCCCGACGGGAACCTGCTGACCGGAACCGCGAGCTGA
- a CDS encoding metal-dependent hydrolase — protein sequence MMGPSHALSGAAVWLTGSWALDQFADYHQTPLALAVGTAVCAGGALLPDLDLSGKVTRNQGGATVARTFGVVSLFIAEVIEKVSLGVYYATKLSKDPRRNNGHRTLTHTLPFAGLLGWGTTALCASYGKWAVVSILFFMIGLALRGLFDKWAERAGWVVITLVSAAAAWFTFANLPDDRGYPLIGTAVGVGCVVHVLGDMITRAGVPILWPIPIKRRMWTMIGLPNSIALRTGSKAEVVVLRTVMTVVAALSAVGLVAPSVLQRFNINV from the coding sequence ATGATGGGACCATCCCACGCGCTGTCCGGCGCGGCGGTGTGGCTGACCGGCTCCTGGGCGCTGGACCAGTTCGCCGACTACCACCAGACGCCGCTGGCGTTGGCGGTCGGCACCGCGGTCTGCGCGGGCGGGGCTCTCCTGCCCGACCTCGACCTCTCCGGCAAGGTCACCCGCAACCAGGGCGGCGCGACCGTGGCGCGCACCTTCGGCGTGGTCAGCCTCTTCATCGCCGAGGTGATCGAGAAGGTCTCGCTCGGCGTCTACTACGCCACCAAACTCAGCAAGGACCCGCGCCGCAACAACGGACACCGGACACTGACCCACACCCTCCCGTTCGCCGGGCTGCTCGGCTGGGGCACCACCGCGCTCTGCGCCAGCTATGGCAAGTGGGCGGTGGTCAGCATCCTCTTCTTCATGATCGGGCTGGCGCTGCGCGGGCTGTTCGACAAGTGGGCCGAGCGGGCCGGCTGGGTGGTCATCACCCTCGTCTCGGCCGCCGCCGCCTGGTTCACCTTCGCCAACCTTCCCGACGACCGGGGCTATCCGCTCATCGGCACCGCGGTCGGGGTCGGCTGCGTCGTACACGTCCTCGGCGACATGATCACCCGCGCCGGGGTGCCGATCCTCTGGCCCATCCCGATCAAGCGGCGGATGTGGACGATGATCGGGCTGCCCAACAGCATCGCGCTGCGTACCGGCAGCAAGGCCGAGGTCGTCGTGCTGCGCACCGTGATGACCGTCGTCGCCGCCCTCTCCGCGGTAGGGCTGGTCGCACCGTCCGTGTTGCAGCGGTTCAACATCAACGTCTGA
- a CDS encoding LacI family DNA-binding transcriptional regulator, translated as MATMQDVARLARVSVSTVSYVLTGARPISQATREKVLAAMAELDYQPHAMARGLASRRSRIVGLLLPMDERGLGATETAFVTGAAAAASAAGYHLVLSPVGVNDLDELRRLASQRMLDGALLMEVQLADPRVAVLQEVGVPLVLIGRTEDPSGLSYVDIDFDRTVRDAVDHLVGLGHRRIVYVNHSAAALTDGYGPALRTRDAFAAAMAGHGLAPLMIPAEDSAAGGRAAIAAAFAQAPDLTAVLAMNESAVFGILGELAGRGLAVPGDVSVVSMVTSPQVAELAAPALTAMTSPGSALGRIAVETLLRHVDADNGEIHQQLLPCVLEVRGSSGPPRTAAGTSTTGVGPARPAPDRTEVTARRRAATRRRA; from the coding sequence ATGGCCACCATGCAGGACGTCGCCCGCCTCGCCCGGGTGTCGGTCAGCACCGTGTCGTACGTGCTCACCGGCGCCCGGCCCATCTCCCAGGCGACCCGCGAGAAGGTGCTCGCGGCCATGGCCGAGCTGGACTACCAGCCGCACGCCATGGCCCGCGGCCTGGCCAGCCGGCGCAGCCGCATCGTCGGCCTGCTGCTGCCGATGGACGAACGCGGCCTCGGCGCCACCGAGACCGCCTTCGTCACCGGCGCGGCCGCCGCGGCCAGCGCTGCCGGCTACCACCTGGTCCTGTCCCCCGTCGGCGTCAACGACCTGGACGAGCTGCGCCGGCTGGCCAGCCAGCGGATGCTCGACGGCGCGCTGCTGATGGAGGTGCAGCTCGCCGATCCCCGGGTGGCCGTCCTCCAGGAGGTCGGCGTGCCGCTGGTGCTCATCGGCCGCACCGAGGACCCGTCCGGCCTGTCGTACGTCGACATCGACTTCGACCGTACGGTGCGCGACGCCGTCGACCACCTGGTCGGCCTCGGTCACCGCCGCATCGTCTACGTGAACCACTCCGCCGCGGCCCTCACCGACGGCTACGGGCCGGCGCTGCGTACCCGGGACGCGTTCGCCGCGGCGATGGCCGGGCACGGCCTGGCACCGTTGATGATCCCCGCCGAGGACAGCGCCGCGGGCGGGCGGGCGGCGATCGCCGCCGCCTTCGCCCAGGCCCCCGACCTGACGGCGGTTCTCGCGATGAACGAGAGCGCGGTCTTCGGCATTCTCGGCGAGCTGGCCGGCCGGGGCCTGGCCGTCCCCGGGGACGTCTCGGTCGTCTCCATGGTCACCTCGCCGCAGGTGGCCGAGTTGGCGGCCCCGGCGCTGACCGCGATGACCTCGCCCGGTTCGGCGCTGGGCCGGATCGCGGTCGAGACGCTGCTGCGGCACGTCGACGCCGACAACGGCGAGATCCACCAGCAACTGCTGCCCTGCGTCCTGGAGGTCCGCGGGTCGAGCGGGCCGCCCCGTACGGCGGCCGGGACCAGCACGACCGGGGTCGGCCCTGCCAGGCCGGCACCGGACCGCACCGAGGTAACAGCCCGTCGCCGCGCTGCCACGCGACGACGGGCCTGA
- a CDS encoding ABC transporter substrate-binding protein — protein MQRLRRVAVVAVVAALAAIGVTACGDDGDDGSGAKVLKLWHYEGANSAMGVAWDRAIEIFKQEHTGVEVRFERKAFEQIQQNAAMIINSSEGPDVMEYNKGNATAGLLSSQGLLTDLTEQATERGWDKALSPSLQTTARYDDKGVMGSGNWFGVPNYGEYVTVYYNKDLFTKYGVQVPTTLDEMTRAMDTFVGKGVTPLGTAGAEYPAGQLFYQLALARADRTFVDNYQLYKNPVDFHADPLRYGAETFADWVRKGYLSKDTASAKAEDMGTAFIAGKTPMIVSGSWWYGRFKDEIKFDWDTFLFPGNTLNAGSSGNIWVVPASSKAKNLAYDFIDITMRPEIQALIANHGGVPVAGDPAKVSDPKDRKLIEDFNKISAQDGLAFYPDWPVPGYYDVLVAGFQALINQSKSPEQVLDAIAKPYQDGVAEIKRN, from the coding sequence ATGCAGCGACTCCGGAGAGTCGCCGTGGTGGCCGTGGTTGCCGCCCTCGCGGCGATCGGCGTGACCGCCTGCGGCGACGACGGCGACGACGGCAGCGGGGCGAAGGTCCTCAAACTCTGGCACTACGAGGGCGCGAACAGCGCGATGGGGGTCGCCTGGGACAGGGCGATCGAGATCTTCAAGCAGGAGCACACCGGCGTCGAGGTGCGCTTCGAGCGCAAGGCGTTCGAGCAGATCCAGCAGAACGCCGCCATGATCATCAACTCGTCCGAGGGCCCGGACGTGATGGAGTACAACAAGGGCAACGCCACGGCCGGCCTGCTCTCCTCGCAGGGCCTGCTCACCGACCTCACCGAGCAGGCCACCGAGCGCGGCTGGGACAAGGCGCTCAGCCCCAGCCTGCAGACCACCGCCCGGTACGACGACAAGGGCGTGATGGGCTCGGGCAACTGGTTCGGCGTGCCGAACTACGGCGAGTACGTGACGGTCTACTACAACAAGGACCTGTTCACGAAGTACGGCGTGCAGGTGCCCACCACGCTCGACGAGATGACCAGGGCGATGGACACCTTCGTCGGCAAGGGCGTCACACCGCTGGGCACCGCCGGCGCCGAATACCCGGCCGGCCAGCTCTTCTACCAGCTCGCCCTGGCCCGGGCCGACCGGACGTTCGTCGACAACTACCAGCTCTACAAGAATCCGGTCGACTTCCACGCCGACCCGCTCAGGTACGGCGCGGAGACCTTCGCCGACTGGGTGCGCAAGGGCTACCTGTCGAAGGACACGGCCAGCGCGAAGGCGGAGGACATGGGCACCGCGTTCATCGCCGGCAAGACACCGATGATCGTCTCCGGTAGCTGGTGGTACGGCCGGTTCAAGGACGAGATCAAGTTCGACTGGGACACCTTCCTCTTCCCCGGCAACACCCTGAACGCCGGCTCGTCGGGCAACATCTGGGTGGTCCCGGCCAGCAGCAAGGCCAAGAACCTGGCGTACGACTTCATCGACATCACCATGCGTCCGGAGATCCAGGCGCTGATCGCCAACCACGGCGGCGTACCGGTCGCCGGTGATCCCGCCAAGGTCAGCGACCCGAAGGACCGGAAGCTGATCGAGGACTTCAACAAGATCAGCGCGCAGGACGGGTTGGCGTTCTACCCCGACTGGCCGGTGCCCGGCTACTACGACGTCCTCGTCGCCGGCTTCCAGGCCCTGATCAACCAGTCCAAGTCGCCCGAGCAGGTGCTCGACGCGATCGCCAAGCCCTACCAGGACGGCGTCGCGGAGATCAAGCGCAACTGA
- a CDS encoding carbohydrate ABC transporter permease — MAVPDTVVARQRATTAPPTPTGGTPRRRPSRPDAAYWLYLVPGALLFLLVIGGPLVYTGYLSLTRWSGIGDPTFIGLDNYRNLLHDDVFWMSFRNTLAMIVAMVLLPTLIGLVLAAVLFDTIGRRFRPRTAAALRAAFYLPQVLPVVVAGIVWGWILRPDGAFNGLLDAVGLGSLRHDWLGDPDTALPVVMAVMIWVQLGYPVVVFMAALERVDPELYEAAEIDGAGWWRRFRAITLPQIRPETFVVGLTCTIAAMKVFGPIYALTRGGPENATNVPSYFAYHTFFKKLHVGYGSAISMALTLIIVVVSVLFIRAQHRAERRDGGL, encoded by the coding sequence ATGGCAGTGCCCGACACCGTCGTCGCCCGCCAACGCGCGACCACGGCACCCCCGACACCGACGGGCGGAACCCCGCGCCGCCGCCCGTCCCGCCCCGACGCCGCGTACTGGCTCTACCTGGTCCCCGGCGCGCTCCTCTTCCTGCTCGTCATCGGCGGGCCCCTGGTCTACACCGGCTACCTCTCCCTGACCCGGTGGTCCGGCATCGGCGACCCCACCTTCATCGGCCTGGACAACTACCGGAACCTGCTGCACGACGACGTGTTCTGGATGTCGTTCCGCAACACGCTGGCGATGATCGTCGCGATGGTGCTGCTGCCCACCCTGATCGGGCTGGTGCTCGCCGCGGTGCTCTTCGACACCATCGGACGCCGATTCCGCCCCCGCACCGCCGCCGCGCTACGGGCCGCCTTCTATCTACCGCAGGTGCTGCCGGTGGTGGTGGCCGGCATCGTCTGGGGCTGGATCCTGCGACCCGACGGCGCGTTCAACGGGCTGCTCGACGCGGTCGGCCTCGGTTCGCTACGCCACGACTGGCTCGGCGACCCGGACACCGCGCTGCCCGTGGTGATGGCGGTGATGATCTGGGTGCAACTCGGCTACCCGGTGGTCGTCTTCATGGCGGCGCTGGAGCGGGTGGACCCGGAACTGTACGAGGCGGCGGAGATCGACGGCGCCGGTTGGTGGCGCCGGTTCCGGGCGATCACCCTGCCGCAGATCCGGCCGGAGACCTTCGTGGTCGGGCTGACCTGCACCATCGCCGCGATGAAGGTGTTCGGGCCGATCTACGCGCTGACCCGGGGCGGCCCGGAGAACGCCACCAACGTCCCGTCCTACTTCGCCTACCACACCTTCTTCAAGAAGCTGCACGTCGGCTACGGCTCGGCGATCTCGATGGCGCTCACGCTGATCATCGTGGTGGTCAGCGTGCTGTTCATCCGGGCGCAGCACCGGGCCGAGCGGCGGGACGGGGGACTCTGA